The DNA sequence TTCTACATAGAGACGCAGGCCGACGACATCGGGATTGGAGCGAGCCAGTTTTTCCACGTGGTCGGACAACTGTTTGAACACTCCCTGCCGGCGGTATGCCGGATCGACATACACGCTCTGGAACCACCAGAATTCTCCGTTACGCCAGTCACTCCATTCTCGGGTGAACATGATCTGACCAACTACGGTTTCCTGATGTCGGGCAACAAAATACTGACAACCGCGCGAATCACCCAGTGACTCCACCACGCCTGTGCGTACCAGTTCCGGGTCCAGA is a window from the Gimesia benthica genome containing:
- a CDS encoding GNAT family N-acetyltransferase; the protein is MLEIQIDYATLEDCEIITHFNLELARETESKILDPELVRTGVVESLGDSRGCQYFVARHQETVVGQIMFTREWSDWRNGEFWWFQSVYVDPAYRRQGVFKQLSDHVEKLARSNPDVVGLRLYVEKENDRAQSTYHQLGFGFPGYQVMEKMLDR